The sequence below is a genomic window from Brachyhypopomus gauderio isolate BG-103 chromosome 5, BGAUD_0.2, whole genome shotgun sequence.
GAAAGtatctcttttttttcccccgcTCCAAAAACACTAGGTTAACTGTTTGAATGCTATATGAATGCAGGGCTGTTGTTTTGCATTATCTATTATTGTAGATGGGAGTGAAAATGTGACTGGACTGGATCTCTCAGACTTTCCAGCATTAGCAGACAGAAATCGGAGGGAAGGAAATGGAAACCCAACACCGTTGCATAACCCTCTGGCTGGAAGGGCTCCCTATGGTGAGGGATCATTTTACTAACCAGTAACATTAAACGGAGAGTTAGGTTGTCCTCAGAGAAAGAACAAGTACAGCAGCATGTAAATAAACTGATGTGGATTTTCATCGTTAACTGATGTTGTTACCTGACCTGTAAAGTAAATGGGTCTGTTTTTGGTGACGTCACAGTTGGGATGGTCACAAAGCCATCGACTGAACAGTCACAAGACTTCTCGATTCACAACGAGGACTTCCCTGCACTGCCTGGGCCTAACTACAAGGACCCGACGTTGAGCACGGACGAAAGCAAATCAGTCAGTGTTACTTTCTGgtggcttaaaaaaaaaaaacaaacaaaaaacattgaTGCACCTTGTGACCAAATGACAAATTTTAGACACTTCAAATTGTTTTGGGGTATATTTCAAGATATTTTGCtaatttattctttttttttttttttttttactcctgTCTTTATTGGGCATTTTCAGCATTATTTGCTACTAATCAGTTCTGTTTTGTTGTGTCTTTGAAGAACTTGAACTCTTCAGCCAAGAGCAGCTCCAATGCCGATGGCCCCAAATTCCCAGGTGATAAGACATCAGCACAGAACAACAACCAGCAGAAGAAAGGGATCCAGGTCTTGCCTGATGGTGAGCTTCCCTAGAAACCCAAACTGCTGTATGTCCGAGATCTCACCGTATTCAGAAAAATGCCTGACATCTTTGTTGTGGATTAAAAAAAAGATCTGTCCTGTGTGATGGAGCTTGAGTTCATGTGAAAAAATAATAGGAATTTTCATTATCAATGTGCCCTTTTATTAAGATGGACAGAATGACCTTTTCACCAAACTACTGTTTTGAGTGTCATTCACAAAGTGACTTAACTCAGTGACAGGACTGCCACACTAAAACTATCAGCAAAACCATGCAAGGTGATTAAACTGTTCACTCAGAGCAATCTATGAACggcattttttttctctttaaaaCAGTAGCTCTGTCTGTATGTCATCTGTGTAAATGATTAGCATTCTGTTTATATGGTACTAGTGGACTAAATTCACCTGCATATTAGTACATCTGGGCCATTCTGCTTATGTTGATTGTTTTGTAGTAAATGAACCACATACTGTGATTGTATTCAAGCAGGTTATGGGATTAATATATGCTTGATGTATATTTGATATATGGGTGTGGGTTTAACTAGGTTTAACATTCACAGTCCTTTAAAAGTAGGACATTATTACAGCACAGGGCATGAGTGCGTTTTCTACCTGGAGTTAGAAATTAAAACTAATTACCGGTAGTAAAATTCCAACTAGTTATTAGCTAGCACCTTTATTAGCATGAACTTGTTCAATTCCTGCCATTCTAATGAATATTGCATTGTTGTAAATGTGTGAGAAAGAGTTTCAGAAAATGTTAAGCGAATGAAGAAACAAAGAAAACCTATAAAAACAGTTATCAGTGACACAAACGGCACTTATGTTGACATATGACTTGATCAATTATAGAATCGGTCCTAATCCTGGTATATCGATGCTCTTCCCACAGGCAAGGTGACAAACATTCCTTCAGGAATGGTGACAGACCAGTTTGGAATGATCGGGCTTCTGGCATTCATACGAGCAGCTGAGACGGACCCTGGGATGGTTCACCTGGCATTAGGAAGTGACCTGACCACACTGGGGCTGAATCTCAATTCACCCGAGTATGAGACTTGTCTGTTCCACTAGAGAGCATGCACTCACAGCTTCTTTCTGTTTGACCCCTCACTGGCAAGCGCTTGCAATAACTTTAAAATCTTCGGTATCTTGGTATTGCTATTGGTTTAAAAGTTTGTGTTTTACCCTTTTCCAATAGAAACCTGTATCCTAAATTTGCATCTCCCTGGGCTTCTGCACCGTGTCGGCCACAGGACATTGGTCAGCGTCTGTTTTGTTAATCTGGTGTAAAGTTGGTGTTAGAGAGTTAATACTTAGCTTTTCAGTAATTGgcatgttgtgtttgttttttgcagACTTCCATGTACCTTCTGAGTACTTAACCAACATTCATATAAGGGACAAGGTATGTGACAGTGATGTAACATTACATAACAGTACCAGTTCATTTCTGGTGGGCACGCTGAATGTCTTTTCGTAGAATCTTTGGACTTAACCAGTTCCCTCTGTGGGATATAGAATCTCTTTGATCAAGGAATTTTTAGTTTGTATAAGtataaaacatttaattcaACCGAATGTTTGTCTTCTCATTTATTGTTCTGTAAAGACAacatatataatttttatattcatTCTATTTTTATGAATGAATTTTTTTTACAGCTGGCTGCAATAAAACTGGCACGTTATGGAGAAGATCTGCTGTTCTACCTCTACTACATGAATGGAGGAGACCTTCTACAGCTCTTAGCTGCTGTGGAACTGTACGCACCACTCCATATTTTTACCTGAGCATGCATATAAACGTTTACACATCTAAGCTCGTGTATGTAGCACGCTTTAAGGGCATAGGGCTTGAATGTCTTTAGGCAAACGTAATGGACCATATGAATTATTTAGCCTTAATCTGTGCCTTATTTGACACCTGTACTGCAGCTTTAACAGAGACTGGAGGTACCAtaaggaggagagggtgtggatTACAAGAGCACCAGGCATGGAGCCCACCTTGAAGACCAACACCTATGAGAGAGGGACATACTACTTCTTTGATTGTCTTAACTGGAGGAAGGTAGCTAAGGTAAAATTATTAACCCCTGGTCCTTCTTGACGGCCCTATAATTACCTCCCAGAATGCATAGTATTGACTTATTTGCACAAACACTGGTAGTATTTCCCAAAGCTATAAAGTGTCTTTCCTTCTATTTGCGTTTTAAGGAGTTTCATCTAGAATACGACAAGCTTGAGGAGCGGCCCCATGTGCCAACCACCTTCAACTACAACCCGGCCCAGCAGGCCTTCTGAGGCACTTAGCGTCTACAAGCTCCAAGAGCAGACCTCAGGGCCAGCCAACCGGCCCGCCCTACCACAACCTGGTTTTATTCCTCACCTGTCTGGACAAGGACtgtgggagaggggtgggggtctccaccttaAGAACTTAGGGGGGGGGTCCCTGCCTTAAAAATTATGTGCTGCCCAAAACAACACTCAAACACGCTCTCACTGTTTTTAAATACCCTCTTGCTTTTCTCTGTTTTCATTTTGAGCACGGGTCTGTGTTTTGTTTACGCCTTAGATCAAAAGCCCATTTGGTCGCTGGCAGGAGAACTGACTTTcagtacaacaaacacacagcagtaaaaacaaaaaaaaggctACGTTTCGTTTTCCGAAACGTATTGTGCTAGTAAACAGGACAGACAAAATCAATCCAATACATGTGAATACAAAAGGGCAGAAAAAATGCAATGTTCATTGTTGCACTATTTAGTAATAAAAGAACACAAAAATTGTTTTGTGCTTTTttatgtggaaaaaaaaaactcttctcCTGTTTTTGTCTGGAAGGATACACAGCCTGTTGTTAACACCATGGATTCTCTCCCTTGTTCTTTTAACTTTTTTTGTTCTCCTCCTGAACATTCCTTTGATCCGCCATCTTAACCATGCATTTGATCCCATGAACAGGTCAGGTTTTCTCTGCTGAACTCCAATAATAACAAATCAGACTGTTTTAGTGACAATTGTGGGAACAGCTTGTGGATCATCCTCATCAAAGGGGTTGTGAGATTACTGAGCTACGTTGTTccaggaaaaagaaaaaaaaacacttttcagtcTTTGTTACGATTTTGTAATAAACgtgtacattttttttttaattttttggaCATCACATGAATAAAGATATGTATGTACGaatgtgtatatattatatatatatagatatctgtatctatatatatatacataacgTCTATTTTGGAAAAAGGTAACTATTCTTTGCTCAGCCTCATTTTTTAGGAGGTGAGCAGTGGTGGCATTATGTGTtagaaataaaaagaaacaaccaaaaaaaatcaaaaataaaaacaatagtGTTAATAATGTTGAGCTGCCAGACAGGGATTCACGTTTGTTACCCTGTTTACTTAAGACcaaggtaaataaaaaaaaaaaaagaggaaagcCTGATTTTCTCGAACCAAGGACATCCATACCCCTAAAACAAAGGGTGGAAACATTTCGGTTGCAGCTGTTTGAATAGAAGCATTTCATAGGAAAAGGAAAACCGGTGCACcactgggaaaaaaaaaacagaccagTCTTGTATTTTCTGATCACATAAAGCTTCATTCTTTTCTTTATAATAAAGCAGAATGGCTTTCCTGAAccagtgtctgtctctctgtgctgggctttgAGTGCTACATATGAGAGTAGTAAGAGTTGGCCATGACTGAACCAAAATGAAATAGTCTGAAAGTACATGTACATGTATATACATATCAAAAATGAAAATAATCCTTACTGAAAGAGATATTTCTGCAAGAGACACACAATCACCTAATCTTATAGATGGTAG
It includes:
- the cnot2 gene encoding CCR4-NOT transcription complex subunit 2, which translates into the protein MFSATRKKFVEGVESDYPDESMYYGQPSMFPHRSEKDMLASPSPSSSGQLSQLGASLYGPQSALGFSIRGMSNNNPQLNRSLTQGTQLPSHSTPTTGVPTMSLHTPPSPNRGILPMNSRNIMNHSQVGQGMSMSGRTNSMGSSGLGSPNRSSPSIICMPKQQQPARQPFTINSMSGFGMGRSQGFGMNSLSNNIFNGTDGSENVTGLDLSDFPALADRNRREGNGNPTPLHNPLAGRAPYVGMVTKPSTEQSQDFSIHNEDFPALPGPNYKDPTLSTDESKSNLNSSAKSSSNADGPKFPGDKTSAQNNNQQKKGIQVLPDGKVTNIPSGMVTDQFGMIGLLAFIRAAETDPGMVHLALGSDLTTLGLNLNSPENLYPKFASPWASAPCRPQDIDFHVPSEYLTNIHIRDKLAAIKLARYGEDLLFYLYYMNGGDLLQLLAAVELFNRDWRYHKEERVWITRAPGMEPTLKTNTYERGTYYFFDCLNWRKVAKEFHLEYDKLEERPHVPTTFNYNPAQQAF